One genomic window of Moorella glycerini includes the following:
- a CDS encoding lysophospholipid acyltransferase family protein — protein MFYQFAKFVCYLFLRFFCRWEVQGRENFPLEGPVIVIANHISYLDPVAVGVAAPRTVRFMAKEELFHIPVVNWIIKGLHAFPVRRGRSDRAALKAALEVLQDGQVLGMFPEGTRSKDGRLLPFQHGAALLALKTGAPLLPVAVKNTNRVFRGGRIKVIIGRPLKFETAGPSTPQQVQDLTVAAYQAVAKMLA, from the coding sequence GTGTTTTACCAGTTCGCTAAATTTGTCTGTTATCTCTTCTTGCGTTTCTTCTGCCGCTGGGAAGTTCAGGGACGGGAAAACTTTCCCCTTGAGGGACCGGTTATTGTCATTGCTAATCATATTTCCTACCTGGACCCGGTGGCAGTCGGCGTGGCTGCCCCCCGGACGGTGCGCTTTATGGCCAAGGAAGAACTTTTCCATATTCCCGTAGTTAACTGGATTATCAAGGGGCTGCACGCCTTCCCCGTCCGCCGGGGGCGTTCCGACCGGGCGGCCTTAAAAGCAGCCCTGGAGGTCCTCCAGGACGGCCAGGTCCTCGGCATGTTTCCCGAAGGCACCCGCAGCAAGGACGGCCGGCTACTTCCTTTCCAGCATGGCGCCGCCCTGCTGGCCTTGAAAACCGGTGCCCCCTTACTGCCGGTGGCCGTAAAAAATACCAATAGAGTCTTTCGTGGCGGCAGGATTAAAGTGATCATCGGCCGGCCTTTAAAATTTGAGACTGCAGGTCCAAGTACACCCCAACAAGTCCAGGACCTGACGGTTGCCGCTTACCAGGCAGTAGCCAAAATGCTGGCTTAA
- the cmk gene encoding (d)CMP kinase — translation MRNKLHGNVAIDGPAGAGKSTVARLLAQKLGYLYIDTGAMYRALTWKALQQGIDLTDDRQLVALAEATTIRLENTAAGTVKVYCDSEEITAAIRQETVSHQVSTVARVPGVRRRLVELQRQMAASNRVVMDGRDIGTNVLPEAPYKFFLTASLEERARRRYRELLASGRPVDLEIIKEEIRRRDAQDSQREVDPLQPAPDAVIIDTTNMKAAEVVAKMLDLIQAHRGVNATASER, via the coding sequence GTGAGGAATAAATTGCACGGTAACGTAGCCATCGACGGCCCGGCCGGGGCCGGTAAAAGCACGGTAGCCAGGCTCCTGGCGCAAAAACTGGGTTATCTCTACATCGACACCGGGGCCATGTACCGGGCCCTGACCTGGAAGGCCCTGCAGCAGGGGATAGACCTGACCGACGACCGGCAACTGGTTGCCCTGGCAGAGGCAACTACTATCAGGCTGGAAAATACGGCTGCTGGCACGGTGAAGGTTTACTGCGATAGCGAGGAAATTACCGCGGCCATCCGGCAGGAAACTGTTTCCCACCAGGTGTCTACCGTGGCCCGGGTGCCAGGGGTGCGGCGGCGGCTGGTGGAGTTACAGCGGCAGATGGCCGCCTCCAACCGGGTGGTCATGGACGGCCGCGATATCGGCACCAATGTTCTGCCGGAAGCGCCCTACAAATTCTTCCTGACGGCTTCCCTGGAAGAGAGGGCGCGGCGGCGTTACCGGGAACTCCTAGCTTCCGGCCGGCCGGTAGACCTGGAAATTATCAAGGAAGAAATCCGCCGGCGGGATGCCCAGGATAGCCAGCGTGAAGTTGACCCCTTGCAGCCAGCGCCCGACGCCGTGATCATTGATACCACTAATATGAAAGCTGCAGAAGTAGTGGCTAAAATGCTGGATCTAATCCAGGCCCATCGTGGGGTTAATGCCACCGCCAGCGAACGATGA
- the aroA gene encoding 3-phosphoshikimate 1-carboxyvinyltransferase: protein MQLIIKPSPSLAGSLRPPGDKSISHRAAIIGALAAGTTIIDGFLEGADCLSTLRCLRALGIDIEGPHEGRVVVHGKGMGSLREPEAILDAGNSGTTMRLLLGVLAGQPFYSVITGDASLRRRPMGRVTQPLAAMGARIWGRRGGELAPLSIQGGNLHPLTYTLPVASAQVKSALLLAGLFAPGETVIIEPCRLRDHSERLLKAAGAAIKVEGLAVRIAGQKPLQPLTISVPGDISAAAFFLVAGCIHPRARITLENVNLNPTRTGILDVLLSMGAQISVMPRGESGGEPVGDIQATSSGLRGVEMGGELIPRLIDEIPVLAVAAALAAGETVIRDAAELRVKESDRITMVARELDRMGANIQARPDGFLIKGVKGGRLQGTVVDSHGDHRLGMALAVAALVAEGPTVIKGAECMAISYPHFAADLARLGVEVKEEE from the coding sequence ATGCAGCTTATTATCAAGCCGTCGCCATCCCTGGCGGGAAGTTTAAGACCGCCGGGGGATAAATCCATATCCCACCGGGCGGCCATCATCGGGGCCCTGGCCGCAGGAACAACGATTATCGATGGTTTCCTGGAGGGAGCCGACTGCCTCAGTACTTTAAGATGTCTCAGGGCCCTGGGAATAGATATTGAGGGCCCGCACGAAGGCCGGGTAGTTGTCCACGGTAAGGGGATGGGTTCCTTGCGGGAGCCGGAAGCCATCCTCGATGCCGGCAATTCGGGTACCACCATGCGTCTCCTTCTGGGGGTGCTGGCCGGGCAGCCCTTTTATAGCGTGATTACCGGCGACGCCTCCCTGCGCCGGCGGCCCATGGGCCGGGTGACCCAGCCCCTTGCGGCCATGGGGGCCAGGATCTGGGGACGCCGGGGCGGGGAACTGGCCCCCTTAAGTATCCAGGGTGGTAACCTGCATCCCCTTACCTATACCCTGCCGGTGGCCAGTGCCCAGGTAAAATCGGCCCTGCTCCTGGCCGGTCTTTTTGCCCCCGGGGAGACGGTTATTATTGAACCCTGCCGCTTACGGGATCACAGTGAGCGCCTGCTCAAAGCAGCTGGGGCTGCTATCAAGGTCGAAGGGCTGGCTGTCAGGATCGCCGGCCAGAAGCCCCTGCAGCCATTAACCATCAGCGTTCCAGGGGATATTTCGGCAGCGGCTTTTTTCCTGGTAGCCGGGTGTATTCATCCCCGGGCCAGGATCACCCTGGAAAATGTAAATTTAAACCCCACCCGCACCGGCATCCTGGATGTACTGCTGTCCATGGGGGCGCAAATATCGGTAATGCCCCGGGGCGAGAGCGGCGGCGAGCCGGTCGGTGATATCCAGGCAACCTCCAGCGGCCTCCGGGGTGTGGAGATGGGCGGCGAACTCATTCCCCGCCTCATTGATGAAATACCAGTCCTGGCAGTGGCGGCCGCCCTGGCCGCAGGGGAAACGGTAATCCGCGACGCAGCCGAACTGAGGGTGAAGGAGAGCGACCGCATCACTATGGTGGCCCGCGAGCTGGACAGGATGGGCGCCAATATCCAGGCACGGCCCGATGGTTTCCTGATTAAAGGGGTTAAAGGGGGCCGCCTCCAGGGAACGGTGGTGGACAGTCACGGCGATCACCGCTTGGGAATGGCCCTGGCAGTAGCCGCCCTGGTGGCCGAAGGGCCAACGGTAATCAAGGGTGCTGAATGTATGGCCATTTCTTACCCTCATTTTGCCGCCGACCTGGCCCGGCTGGGGGTAGAAGTCAAGGAAGAAGAGTGA
- a CDS encoding prephenate dehydrogenase produces the protein MQLVPGPVPVAPPPSGPLVERVAIIGLGLMGGSLGLALLQGGLAQEVAGYDRQAEAIQAAGQLGAINHQATCPEEAVAGAEVVILAVPVGTLSQVAGAIAPALAPGTIVTDTGSVKGAVVRELESIFQPRAFYVGGHPMAGSERAGIKAADRYLLENAVYVLTPTPATDAGALQRLEELFRAVGARVITLEPEEHDLVVAGISHLPHLLAVSLMQTAGELAREHPLALMLAAGGFRDTTRIAAGDPVMWRDIFLHNRQAILTLLKCWRRQLEALEGMIARGDGEDLEAALQQARSLRAQVPVRQKGLLPALHELVVTVPDQPGVIGAMATALGNAGINIIDIEILRVREGEGGSIRLGFTTAAAAAKALEILQSRGINARML, from the coding sequence TTGCAGCTAGTTCCGGGTCCGGTTCCGGTTGCCCCACCGCCATCAGGTCCTCTGGTTGAAAGAGTGGCCATCATCGGCCTGGGCCTCATGGGGGGTTCCCTGGGCCTGGCCCTGCTGCAGGGAGGCCTGGCCCAGGAAGTGGCGGGCTATGACCGTCAGGCAGAGGCCATCCAGGCGGCCGGGCAACTTGGTGCCATCAACCACCAGGCTACCTGCCCGGAGGAAGCCGTCGCCGGGGCTGAGGTAGTAATTCTGGCCGTACCGGTAGGGACCTTAAGCCAGGTGGCCGGGGCCATCGCCCCGGCCCTGGCGCCGGGGACCATTGTTACCGACACCGGTAGCGTCAAAGGAGCCGTTGTCCGGGAACTGGAAAGTATTTTTCAGCCCCGGGCATTTTATGTCGGCGGCCATCCCATGGCCGGATCCGAGCGGGCCGGCATCAAGGCCGCCGACCGCTATCTCCTGGAAAATGCCGTCTATGTATTAACGCCGACCCCGGCCACCGATGCTGGGGCCTTGCAACGCCTGGAAGAGCTGTTCCGGGCGGTGGGAGCAAGGGTTATAACCCTGGAGCCGGAGGAGCATGACCTGGTGGTGGCCGGGATCAGCCATTTACCCCATCTCTTAGCCGTCAGCCTGATGCAAACTGCTGGCGAACTGGCGCGGGAGCATCCCCTGGCCCTGATGCTGGCTGCCGGGGGTTTCCGGGATACAACCCGCATCGCTGCGGGGGACCCGGTTATGTGGCGGGATATTTTTCTCCACAACCGCCAGGCTATTCTTACTTTGTTAAAATGCTGGCGCCGCCAGCTGGAAGCCCTGGAGGGGATGATTGCCCGGGGTGATGGCGAGGACCTGGAGGCTGCATTACAACAGGCCCGCTCTTTAAGGGCTCAGGTGCCGGTGCGGCAAAAAGGCCTGCTGCCCGCCCTCCATGAACTGGTGGTGACCGTCCCCGACCAGCCGGGGGTCATTGGTGCCATGGCTACGGCCCTGGGTAATGCCGGTATTAATATTATTGACATCGAAATCCTCCGGGTACGGGAAGGTGAAGGGGGCAGCATCCGCCTTGGCTTTACCACAGCCGCCGCTGCCGCCAAAGCCTTGGAAATATTGCAAAGCAGGGGTATTAACGCCCGGATGTTGTAG
- the pheA gene encoding prephenate dehydratase: MKAIAYLGPPGTFSHEAAVAWARRVDRNWQAGADTFLACPNLPEVMTAVQNHQAGAGILPVENSIEGAVNLTLDLVLEEEGLQVIGEVVLPVCHCLMGQAEDMKAIREVWSHPQALAQCRHYLATNLPGAKLKAVTSTAEAAREARRMPELAAIASAFAARLYQLPVLATSIQDYQENKTRFWVLGREAPSLPGPYKTSLVVAALANRPGSLYAILKDFAEAGINLTRIESRPTKKELGEYLFFIDCEGKATAPPLKEVLAGLKSRTGLLKILGSYSQDRGETSCS, encoded by the coding sequence ATGAAGGCAATAGCTTACCTGGGGCCCCCCGGGACTTTTTCCCATGAGGCGGCAGTTGCCTGGGCACGGCGGGTAGATCGCAACTGGCAGGCAGGGGCGGATACTTTCCTGGCCTGCCCCAACTTGCCGGAAGTCATGACCGCAGTCCAAAACCACCAGGCAGGAGCAGGGATTTTACCGGTGGAAAACTCCATCGAAGGAGCGGTGAACCTCACCCTGGACCTGGTCCTCGAGGAAGAAGGGCTGCAGGTAATCGGCGAAGTAGTATTGCCGGTCTGCCACTGCCTTATGGGCCAGGCAGAGGATATGAAAGCAATCCGGGAAGTCTGGTCCCACCCCCAGGCCCTGGCCCAGTGCCGCCATTACCTGGCCACTAACCTCCCTGGAGCAAAACTTAAGGCGGTTACCAGTACGGCTGAGGCTGCCAGGGAGGCCCGCCGGATGCCGGAACTGGCAGCCATCGCTTCGGCCTTTGCCGCCAGGCTTTACCAGCTACCGGTACTGGCAACCAGCATCCAGGATTACCAGGAAAATAAGACGCGCTTCTGGGTTCTGGGGCGGGAGGCACCGTCCCTCCCCGGTCCTTACAAGACCTCCCTGGTGGTGGCTGCCCTGGCCAACCGCCCGGGGAGTCTTTATGCCATTTTAAAGGATTTCGCTGAAGCCGGCATTAATTTGACCCGTATTGAATCCCGGCCGACCAAAAAGGAACTGGGGGAATACCTTTTCTTTATTGATTGCGAGGGCAAAGCCACGGCACCACCATTAAAAGAAGTGCTGGCAGGCCTGAAATCCAGGACGGGTTTATTAAAAATCCTGGGATCTTATTCCCAGGACAGGGGGGAAACCAGTTGCAGCTAG
- the aroF gene encoding 3-deoxy-7-phosphoheptulonate synthase: MIIVMEPGATSEEQQAVIARLEREGFKVHLSRGIERTIIGAIGDKTRLRAETLAALPGVEKVVPILQPYKLAGRDFHPEDTLVPVGELTIGGHQVHIIAGPCAVESREQLLETAMAVREAGATMLRGGAYKPRSSPYSFQGLAAKGLEFLAEAREVTGLPVVTEIMDPALVTAVAQVADVLQIGSRNMQNFALLQAVGRTQKPVLLKRGLSATIEEWLLAAEYILTEGNSQVILCERGIRTFETYTRNTLDLSAVPAVKHLSHLPVIVDPSHGTGRKFMVAPMARAALAAGADGLMIEVHPNPQEALSDGPQSLTPEQFARLVQEIRPIIAASSRELGHLVS, from the coding sequence ATGATCATTGTCATGGAACCCGGAGCAACTTCTGAGGAACAGCAGGCGGTGATAGCGCGCCTGGAACGGGAGGGTTTCAAGGTGCACCTGTCCCGGGGAATAGAACGGACCATAATTGGTGCCATTGGCGATAAGACACGTTTAAGGGCTGAGACCCTGGCCGCCCTGCCCGGGGTGGAAAAGGTGGTGCCCATTTTACAGCCCTACAAACTGGCCGGCCGGGATTTTCACCCCGAGGACACCTTGGTACCTGTAGGGGAATTGACCATCGGCGGCCACCAGGTTCACATTATCGCCGGACCCTGCGCGGTGGAGAGCCGGGAGCAGCTCCTGGAAACCGCCATGGCCGTACGCGAGGCCGGGGCGACCATGCTGCGGGGGGGAGCCTATAAACCCCGCAGCTCACCTTACTCCTTCCAGGGCCTGGCAGCCAAAGGCCTGGAATTCCTGGCCGAAGCCAGGGAAGTTACGGGTTTGCCTGTGGTAACGGAAATCATGGACCCGGCCCTGGTCACCGCAGTCGCGCAGGTTGCCGATGTACTGCAAATAGGTTCCCGGAACATGCAAAACTTTGCCTTGCTCCAGGCCGTGGGCCGCACCCAAAAGCCGGTGCTTTTGAAGCGCGGCCTGTCGGCGACCATTGAGGAATGGCTCCTGGCCGCCGAATACATCCTCACTGAGGGTAATAGCCAGGTTATCTTATGCGAGCGGGGCATCCGTACCTTTGAGACGTACACCCGTAATACCCTGGACCTGAGCGCCGTACCGGCAGTAAAGCATTTATCCCACTTGCCGGTCATTGTCGATCCCAGCCACGGGACCGGGCGCAAGTTTATGGTCGCGCCCATGGCCAGGGCCGCCCTGGCTGCCGGCGCTGACGGCTTAATGATCGAGGTTCACCCCAACCCCCAGGAAGCCCTCTCCGATGGCCCCCAGTCCCTGACACCGGAGCAATTTGCCCGCCTGGTGCAGGAAATCCGGCCCATTATCGCTGCCAGCAGCCGGGAACTGGGGCATCTGGTATCATGA
- the trpA gene encoding tryptophan synthase subunit alpha, which translates to MGVERIGAAFAAREKEGRKALIVYLCAGDPSLEVTAAAIEKLAAAGVDIIELGVPFSDPVADGPVIQAASTRALARGTNLRKILDLVKDLRSRVSLPLVLMSYYNPLLQYGLAALAADLAAAGVDGLIVPDLPLEESAPLREKLEAVKLAAIPLVAPTTPAERLQQIAAAAQGFIYCVSLTGVTGAREGLPPGIAAYLARVRGATDLPLGIGFGISNPAQARLLAPLCDGIIVGSAVVRALHEGGLPAAVKLVQNLRQAI; encoded by the coding sequence ATGGGTGTTGAAAGGATCGGCGCTGCCTTTGCCGCCCGGGAAAAGGAAGGACGCAAGGCCTTAATCGTCTACCTCTGTGCCGGGGATCCTTCCCTGGAGGTGACGGCGGCGGCCATTGAGAAACTGGCGGCAGCCGGGGTTGATATCATTGAGCTGGGGGTACCCTTCTCCGATCCCGTGGCCGATGGCCCGGTCATCCAGGCCGCCAGCACCCGCGCCCTGGCCAGGGGGACGAATTTAAGGAAGATCCTGGACCTGGTAAAGGATTTGCGCTCCCGGGTGAGCCTGCCCCTGGTCCTCATGAGCTACTACAACCCCCTCCTCCAGTACGGCCTGGCAGCGCTGGCTGCCGACCTGGCCGCTGCCGGGGTAGACGGCCTGATCGTTCCCGACCTGCCCCTGGAAGAAAGCGCCCCTTTGCGGGAAAAATTAGAAGCGGTAAAACTAGCGGCCATTCCCCTGGTGGCGCCGACGACGCCGGCAGAACGCCTGCAGCAAATTGCCGCGGCAGCGCAGGGCTTTATCTACTGCGTTTCCCTGACCGGGGTAACCGGGGCCAGGGAAGGCCTGCCGCCGGGGATTGCAGCTTACCTGGCCAGGGTGCGGGGTGCGACGGACCTCCCCCTGGGAATAGGTTTTGGCATCAGTAATCCTGCACAGGCCAGGCTCCTGGCTCCCCTCTGCGACGGCATCATCGTCGGCAGCGCCGTCGTGCGGGCCCTCCATGAGGGAGGCCTGCCGGCAGCCGTCAAACTCGTTCAAAATCTGCGCCAGGCTATATAA
- the trpB gene encoding tryptophan synthase subunit beta, translating to MALPDSRGHFGPYGGRFVPETLMPALKEIEKAYQEAREDAAFQGELKYYLEQYAGRPTPLYFAANLTRHLGGARIYLKREDLNHTGSHKLNNALGQALLARRMGKKRLIAETGAGQHGVATATVAALLGMECEIYMGEEDTRRQALNVFRMELLGARVIPVAAGSATLKDAVNEALRDWVTNVRTTYYLIGSVVGPHPYPMMVRDFQAVIGEETRQQVLEASGRLPDHLIACVGGGSNAMGIFYPFIQDTGVKLWGAEAAGRGLNTGRHAASLTAGRPGVFQGSYSYIVQDENGQIQPVYSLSAGLDYPGVGPEHSYLKDSGRATYVAITDAEALEAFQLLSRTEGIIPALESAHAVALAMKVAPGLSQEEIIVVNLSGRGDKDVQQVEAVLQEGGKNHGC from the coding sequence ATGGCCTTACCAGACAGCCGGGGGCATTTTGGTCCCTACGGCGGGCGCTTCGTACCCGAAACCCTCATGCCGGCCCTTAAGGAAATCGAAAAGGCATACCAGGAGGCCAGGGAGGATGCCGCCTTTCAAGGGGAATTAAAATATTACCTTGAGCAGTACGCCGGCCGGCCGACACCTCTATATTTCGCAGCCAATCTCACCAGGCACCTGGGCGGGGCCCGGATCTACCTGAAGCGCGAGGATCTAAACCATACCGGTTCCCACAAGCTGAATAACGCCCTGGGCCAGGCTTTGCTCGCCCGGCGCATGGGCAAAAAACGCCTTATTGCCGAAACCGGTGCCGGCCAGCACGGGGTGGCCACAGCCACCGTGGCCGCCCTCCTGGGAATGGAATGCGAAATTTACATGGGGGAAGAAGATACCCGCCGCCAGGCCCTGAATGTCTTCCGCATGGAACTCCTGGGGGCCAGGGTAATCCCCGTGGCGGCCGGCAGCGCCACTTTAAAGGATGCCGTTAATGAAGCCCTGCGGGACTGGGTTACCAATGTCCGGACCACCTATTATCTAATCGGTTCAGTTGTTGGTCCCCACCCCTACCCCATGATGGTCCGGGACTTCCAGGCCGTCATCGGTGAGGAAACGCGGCAGCAGGTCCTGGAGGCTTCAGGCCGCCTGCCAGACCACCTCATTGCCTGTGTTGGGGGGGGCAGTAACGCCATGGGCATCTTTTATCCCTTTATCCAGGACACCGGTGTCAAACTGTGGGGCGCTGAGGCGGCCGGGCGAGGGTTAAATACCGGCCGGCATGCAGCCTCGTTAACTGCCGGCCGGCCCGGCGTCTTCCAGGGATCTTACAGCTATATCGTCCAGGACGAAAACGGCCAGATCCAGCCTGTCTACTCGCTATCAGCCGGCCTCGATTATCCCGGCGTAGGACCGGAGCATAGCTACCTTAAAGACAGCGGCCGGGCCACCTATGTGGCCATTACTGACGCCGAAGCCCTGGAGGCCTTTCAACTGCTGAGCCGTACCGAAGGCATCATCCCGGCCTTGGAAAGCGCCCATGCCGTGGCCCTGGCCATGAAAGTGGCCCCCGGGTTATCACAGGAAGAAATTATCGTCGTTAATCTCTCCGGCCGCGGCGATAAGGACGTCCAGCAAGTGGAGGCTGTGCTCCAGGAGGGAGGAAAAAACCATGGGTGTTGA
- a CDS encoding phosphoribosylanthranilate isomerase, which translates to MVRVKICGIRSYEEARQVLDAGVDTLGFVFARSPRQINPETAREIITRLPPFTTTVGVFVNEPRYSLMEIATFCRLDILQLHGDEPPEYCHGLSQRLIKAFRVRDASFIQAMDSYPEVQGILLDAYVPGVAGGSGRTFNWELAKDAVARGRPIILAGGLTPENVGTAIRTVRPYAVDVASGVETDGRKDPVKIVSFLQAVREAEEQVSRPATASPLAKR; encoded by the coding sequence ATGGTCAGGGTAAAAATTTGCGGCATCCGGAGCTATGAAGAAGCCCGGCAGGTCCTGGACGCTGGCGTTGATACCCTGGGTTTTGTCTTTGCCAGGAGTCCCCGGCAGATAAACCCGGAAACCGCCCGGGAGATAATAACGAGACTACCGCCCTTTACCACGACGGTAGGCGTTTTCGTGAATGAGCCCCGCTACAGCCTCATGGAAATAGCAACCTTTTGCCGCCTGGATATCCTCCAGCTCCATGGCGATGAGCCGCCGGAATACTGCCACGGGCTTTCCCAGCGGCTTATTAAAGCCTTCCGGGTACGGGATGCAAGCTTTATCCAGGCCATGGACTCTTACCCGGAGGTACAGGGCATCCTCCTGGATGCTTACGTCCCGGGGGTTGCCGGCGGCAGTGGCCGGACCTTTAACTGGGAACTTGCCAAAGATGCCGTGGCCCGGGGCCGGCCTATCATCCTGGCCGGGGGCCTGACACCCGAGAACGTTGGCACCGCCATCCGTACCGTGCGGCCCTATGCCGTCGATGTCGCCAGCGGCGTGGAAACAGACGGCCGCAAGGATCCGGTCAAAATAGTTTCATTTCTCCAGGCTGTGAGGGAAGCTGAAGAGCAGGTCAGCCGTCCAGCCACCGCATCACCCCTAGCGAAGAGGTGA
- the trpC gene encoding indole-3-glycerol phosphate synthase TrpC: MLAEILAHKRREVAVAREQRPLARLERDVKNLPLTGDFSAALRRQGAGLNLIAELKQASPSRGLIRAAFDPEEQARLYTATGAAAISVLTDWRFFKGKPEYLSRVRQVTSLPLLRKDFIVDPYQIYEARALGADAVLLIVAALEPAELQEYLALADGLKLGALVEVHTEAEVEVALQAGAGIIGINNRDLRTFKVDLHTTLALRPLIPPGPVVVSESGIQSRADAALVAEAGVDAILVGEALMTAGDVRAKAAELCLSQDPYAAIVVTSEG, encoded by the coding sequence ATGCTGGCGGAGATTTTGGCCCATAAACGCCGGGAAGTGGCGGTTGCCAGGGAGCAAAGGCCCCTGGCCCGCCTGGAAAGGGATGTAAAAAATTTACCCTTGACCGGGGATTTTAGCGCCGCCCTGCGGCGCCAGGGGGCCGGCCTGAACCTCATTGCCGAATTAAAGCAGGCTTCGCCTTCCCGGGGCCTGATCCGGGCCGCCTTTGACCCGGAGGAGCAGGCCCGGCTTTATACAGCTACCGGGGCGGCAGCCATTTCCGTATTAACAGACTGGCGTTTCTTCAAGGGTAAGCCGGAGTACCTGTCCCGGGTGCGGCAGGTAACCTCCCTGCCTCTACTCCGCAAGGATTTTATTGTTGACCCCTACCAGATTTATGAAGCCCGGGCTTTAGGTGCCGATGCTGTACTGCTAATTGTTGCCGCCCTGGAGCCGGCAGAACTGCAGGAATACCTGGCCCTGGCGGATGGGCTTAAGCTGGGGGCCCTGGTGGAAGTCCATACGGAGGCAGAAGTTGAAGTGGCCCTCCAGGCCGGCGCCGGGATTATCGGCATTAATAACCGGGATTTACGGACCTTTAAAGTCGACCTGCATACTACCCTTGCTTTACGGCCCTTGATCCCCCCGGGGCCCGTAGTGGTCAGTGAAAGCGGCATCCAGAGCCGGGCCGATGCGGCCCTGGTAGCTGAGGCTGGCGTTGATGCCATCCTGGTGGGGGAAGCCCTGATGACGGCGGGGGATGTCAGGGCCAAAGCTGCAGAGCTATGTCTATCTCAAGATCCTTATGCCGCTATCGTGGTAACATCAGAAGGATGA
- the trpD gene encoding anthranilate phosphoribosyltransferase, translating to MLKSLIGQVVAGQDLSETEAEQAMDIIMTGQATPAQIAAFLTALRLKGETVEEITGFARSMRRRAATLTTRHQVFIDTCGTGGDGRHTFNISTTAAFVIAGAGVAVAKHGNRSVSSHCGSADVLEALGIKVDLPPAAVACCLDEVGMAFLFAPVFHGAMKYAAGPRREIGIRTVFNLLGPLTNPAGAPCQLVGVYDPSLTETVAAVLGRLGSRRAYVVHGSDGLDEVTTTGPTKITCLDHGSLSTYTFYPEDAGLPRAGLENLAGGTAADNAAITRSVLKGEKGPARDVVLLNAAFGLLAAGVENSLTAALATAATSIDSGAAMAKLQDMTAWIESWAA from the coding sequence GTGTTAAAGTCCCTAATTGGCCAGGTTGTAGCTGGCCAGGATTTAAGTGAGACCGAAGCTGAGCAAGCAATGGATATCATCATGACGGGCCAGGCTACCCCGGCCCAGATAGCTGCCTTCCTTACCGCCCTGCGCTTGAAGGGTGAAACGGTAGAAGAAATCACCGGCTTTGCCCGGAGCATGCGGCGCCGGGCAGCCACCCTGACCACCCGCCACCAGGTTTTTATTGACACCTGCGGTACCGGCGGTGACGGTCGCCATACTTTTAATATTTCCACCACGGCTGCCTTCGTTATTGCCGGCGCCGGGGTGGCCGTAGCTAAACACGGCAATCGTTCCGTATCCAGCCATTGCGGCAGCGCCGATGTTCTGGAAGCCCTGGGTATCAAGGTTGACCTGCCGCCGGCAGCCGTGGCCTGCTGCCTGGATGAGGTGGGCATGGCCTTCCTCTTTGCCCCGGTATTTCACGGTGCCATGAAGTATGCCGCCGGCCCGCGCCGGGAAATCGGCATCCGCACCGTCTTTAACCTCCTTGGTCCCCTGACCAACCCGGCCGGTGCCCCCTGCCAGCTGGTAGGCGTTTATGATCCTTCTTTAACGGAAACAGTAGCCGCTGTCCTGGGGCGGCTGGGGAGCCGCCGGGCCTACGTGGTCCACGGCAGCGACGGCCTGGACGAAGTCACAACCACCGGACCTACGAAAATAACCTGCCTGGATCACGGCAGCCTCAGCACTTATACCTTTTATCCTGAGGATGCCGGCCTGCCCCGGGCCGGTTTAGAAAACCTGGCCGGAGGGACGGCAGCCGATAATGCTGCCATTACCCGCTCCGTACTGAAGGGCGAAAAGGGCCCGGCCCGGGACGTAGTTCTCCTCAATGCCGCCTTTGGCCTCCTGGCCGCGGGTGTAGAAAATTCCCTCACGGCAGCCCTGGCTACAGCTGCAACGAGTATCGATTCCGGCGCCGCCATGGCCAAACTACAGGATATGACGGCCTGGATAGAAAGCTGGGCTGCCTGA